TGCAAAGTCTTTGTAATTTAACTTGCAAGAAATAATAACAGTTTTatcaatcaaatataaatagcaCAAGTACATAGTGCACTAAGTTAGAAAGTTagttatcgaaaaataaaaatacacgaAAGAtagaagttaataataattaattaattattaataataaaaaaataatcgcaGTGATAGGGTATAAGTATTTCCTCTCATGCATTCATGTTTAAGTTCACTTTTAAGGATAGATGACGATGTTCATAGCAAATctatatgtcaaataaatataGCTGAACATCATATTCCATTTCCACTGATTGCCGCTGAtggtgaatattttaataataataataatatagcaataccttcattcattaaaacatttcaaaaattgtaacgtgattttccttttatttattaatttatttttcttctattatccACATTACCATCAGTTGAAAAGTGTTGagctaaataaaaaactcaGGAAAATGTATGACCCTGTCCCATGAACTTATTGCagaatataattcattttgtttatccTTAATTACTTTATGTCTCAAAATGTTTAGGATATCTTGTCcaatttaagacatttaaataagtgtataaTGTTCTAATAtcataatatgaaatatgaCGTAAAAAATAGCAGACTTAACTTTCAATGctacattctattttttattgtttaaacatgttcattttcataaaaaaaatatttattgtacttCATATTTTTAGGTTGCTTGGatacatacaaataaatatactcTTCTGACGTTACAAAACAGAGTCATTACAAGAAGCTCCCGATTCAAAGTAAGCAACAACAGTCTCAGAACATGGTTTCTACATATTTATAACGTACAAGAACGGGATAGAGGAGAGTATATGTGCCAAATCAACACTATTCCAATGATGACGCAAGTTggatatttaaaagtaaatggtAAGCTACTAGATCATCTCgaaaccataaaaatttttagcggAATACAAAATACAGCTGTTCAACCAGTAGaaatgtgaaaatatattatgaaaacttaaaaatggatcaaaattctttttcaactttGAAGGTTCAGATCCAAATATtcggaaaatttttaagaaacactttttttctgttattttgtcTCATGTATTCcacaaatattgttgtttttaacaaacattattttaactatttatttactgttgGTACAACTAATAATCCGAAACAACTGGTACTATCAGGTGCCGCTGGTGAAATGGTAAGATTGCATAAGTTTCATACTATTtgattcttttgttttcttctttgatTACGAAAATACTTgataaattattctttgtaGAGTgttatttgctgaaaaaaaaactttaagtggTGAAAAATCATATGATTTCAGTTCCACCATATCTTGATGAAAAACATACAAGTTCAGACACAGATGTGAAAGAAGGGAGTGACATTAGTTTACGGTGTTTAGCAAAAGGTTTCCCGGAACCGGAGAACACGTGGAGGCGAGAAGATGGTCAAGAAATATCATTAGGAAAAAAcaaaggtaataaaattttgaaaacttaaaaaaatgataatttgaaaataagttgtAACGTATATCCTTACTTAAggttttcattttgtattttgagtTAAATGCTAAGCAATAGAATATTCTAAGattttatcacaattattttttatataaaacttagcttattatttaatacatgcTTAACTAAATTTACTTGTCTACCTTCATTAAAAACACGCTAAGAAATCACTTGAGAAATAATCACTatgtcaaattttaagaaataaacacaATAATAATTACTCAGCTTGACTTGCAGGCACAGAAAGCTTCAGAATATCTTTGTAATGTCCTTTGAAGCTTTGATTCAAGCTTATACAActatcgtaaaattttaaacttttaagcaCTTATGCTAGAGGATACACGAGGCTTCGAGCTTGAGTACAAAGGGAAAGCCAGTGGCAACATTGAATCGTCCAAGAAGCAGGTCACTAAGAGGCAAAATTTGATTCCGGTAAAACTTGGTAATTCTAATAATCTCTGACGTTAGGTAGTAAATATTTGGAACGGcataagaagaataaaaagatGATACGatgtcaaaaattaagtaacaCGTGTCCCTCTTTCTTCTATGGTGTCTGTTCACTGTTACCCTTCAAGTACCACCTGCATTCTAATGGTTTTCAGAGCCTTCAAAAATACTTTGTGAAGTCGGTAGACATGGTTTCGAAAGCAATCATcacatttttatctaaaattacttctcccaaaaacttaaaagctaaacacaaattttaatgacaatCCATTGCGCGTTGTATGATTGTCAGGCATcagatatacattttatatccGAACTGCTCTTATTTTCAAGATGTTCGAAAATAACTGAGCAAGCAAGCATATGTAAGGTGATCAGCTTATTTACTGATTATAAACCAGCcatataatgatttaaatacgtATTATCTATACAACAAATGAATATATTTGACATTTGGGCATGCCATGCTTTGTTCCTATCACAGTTAGaagtatgtaatttaaatattcaccCGCGTAGTGTTCAGAGAGCGTATACTTTTACCTCTACGATAGTTCTATTGTGCAAAACATTATATATTCCTTTACaacattaaatttgcattttaacatTGCATACTCCTTTACAGTCACAATGGGACAGTTTATGTGATGCTACAGTCCTtcaaattgcaaataataatatcacATTTGTTCCTGCTATTTATTTGCCATGCATGTAGTAGGAATATGCAAAACCTTTACAACCTTACGATTTGATAATGCTCTAAAtccatatatttaatttctgttcaattatctaaaaaaaaaaatcaaaagtagctaagtgaaatgaatttttcagcTGAAAAACAACCCAATTGTCAAATTGGGAATCAAGAACTTCAATATGAAATAACTTCTCTTATATGACTGGCTGatatgaaaaattgtataaGGAAATTATAGTCAACTCTCCCTTACAATGAAAACTCCCTCCCCccaggataaaataaaaatagtataaatatccCTAATACTACAAGCAATTATCTAtacttaaattacaattaattgaaaaccaaaattccttgcacttgtaattttaagatttttggtTCGTAATGCATtggaattaatttattgcagGTTTAAAATTTCACTACCAACTTGAAACAGTATgtacttctttttttagtttatgtgCGTTATGAAATCACGATAACATTTGTTAAGATTTGttgacagaattttttaaaaaagattagtatatatatatataNNNNNNNNNNNNNNNNNNNNtatatatatatatatatatatatatatagtttctacgaaaattaatgcataatttatatGTTCTTTTTAGTAACCTCATTTAAGGGGCGCTACTTAAACATTACAAAAGTAACTCGTCTTCATATGGGAGCCTACCTGTGTATATTTTCAAATGGAGTCCCTCCATCTTTAAGCAAAAGAATTCTTTTAGGTGTTACttgtaagttatttatttttattaattgcgaCCACTTTTTTACTACTAAATAAGTGCGTGAAATCTAAAAATCAAGTGCCAacaagatgattttttttaatatacgcttgaaatatttttagtttcgaggattaatttttcttacattcaaatggttaaaaatatctattttttacactaaaattagttaatacttaaatgttaaaaattgcatggagtgttacagtaaaaaataattttcaaataatacgCAGTATCataatacttcaaaattaaacagttttgatcaaatttttattaacaatttatcactttaaaaagaTATGTTAGAAATTCTAAAGCTTTGCGGAgtaagataaatgtttttttttgtttagatagTTATAGCAATGCAAATATGTGTTTCAAATCAAGATTCTACTTGAAATGAAATTCATCCTAAGCagttgttaaatatattataaatgtttctttataaattatgtatagctaattgaaaagaaaactttaaaatttctcactaatttctaagaataatttcaaatgccTTTTGagtatataataagaaaaaaaatctgagctttaatgtttattctttataattaaaatttgcttctacaaatctttattataagttacacaagatttacatttcaaaaaactattttgccgCAATTATTTTTCTGCGATTGCATCAAATTTGCAAATGAAGTGAAAGTCTATGAAGAGAAATTTGAAGAagttaaaataatggaaaacatAAAATGCATAAAGCTAGAAAAAATATGGCAAGGTGTAAAACTATATTTGATTGATGCACAAATTTCCTGCTAAGAAAATAGTTAGTAATGCTTTCTTACCAATGAAACCTGAACTATAATCACAAAAGtcaaagtcataaaaaaaaaaaaaacaatcaggtgttatttttcataaatttaatttcattagttcagtaggaaaaatttttttttccaagaacataaaatataaatgaaggaCAATCTTAGTTTTGAGGTCATGCATGgtttaaaaatctattgattACTTTGTTGATTTTGATGTATTGcggttaatatttttatgtttttattaaatctgcctttaaattattgaaacaaaaaacatttcatttatgaTTATTGTAGTTACTCCGATGATATGGATTCCCAATCAACTTGTTGGAGCTCCTGTATCAACCAATGTTTTGCTTCAGTGCAACTTAGAATCTCATCCAAGATCTGTAACATATTGGATAAAGGAGGGAGGGATTATGGTCTTGTCTAACTCAAAGTTCAGAATTGAA
Above is a window of Parasteatoda tepidariorum isolate YZ-2023 chromosome 5, CAS_Ptep_4.0, whole genome shotgun sequence DNA encoding:
- the LOC107442815 gene encoding neurotrimin-like, yielding MVLDIGFKQCVPHCLFVVIIFGLISNSISIPEVDISHPVFAEPIPNITVTAGRNVSLPCVVDNLQNYRVAWIHTNKYTLLTLQNRVITRSSRFKVSNNSLRTWFLHIYNVQERDRGEYMCQINTIPMMTQVGYLKVNVPPYLDEKHTSSDTDVKEGSDISLRCLAKGFPEPENTWRREDGQEISLGKNKVTSFKGRYLNITKVTRLHMGAYLCIFSNGVPPSLSKRILLGVTFTPMIWIPNQLVGAPVSTNVLLQCNLESHPRSVTYWIKEGGIMVLSNSKFRIEVQPTVLYKFQLKLYIQNLQPEDYGSYTCVAKNSLGETQGTIRLYEIPPPSSVMIASGEDIHLSKSEKLRNGQNNFKKHKEKNYSDQDPADQHSSIHPKEDFSHTLEKEGNGNFSNRGLDFLSPLAYILLVYSQYFFKSYVS